One Tissierellales bacterium genomic window, AGCAGCGTAACTTATACAAAAAAGTTATAGCCTAAGTTTTCAAATACATAATTGAAGACTTAGGCTATTTTTATTTTGCTTTTTTGAAATAAACATGTCAGTGCTATATCAAAGCATTAATCTATAAATCTAGTTTAGTCTATAGATATACTTCGTTTTGACTCGCTTAATTCAGATTTCGGAACATTAATTTTCAAAATACCATTTTCTAACTTAGCACTTATTGATTCTGATTTAACATTTTTTAGGTAAATACTTCTTTGCATAGCGCTAAATTTACGTTCTCTATGGATATAATTATCTTTAGAATTATCAACTTCTTCTGATTGTTTAACAGAAATGGTCAATTGTTCGTTTTGGTAATTTAAGTCAATATTTTCTTTTAAGATGCCAGGTAATTCAGCATCAATCAAATAGGCATTATCTTCTTCTCTCACATCTAATTTAAAACTTCCCATAGAAGTTAGCATTTCATTGTCGAGTCGATGTGCTGGGAAGAAATTGCTGTCAAAGAAATTATCAAAAATGCGTTGCATTGAAGCAAAATCTTCATCAAAAGGTTTCATAGAGTGACGAGTGTAAGGTGTTAGATTTAACATACAAATTCCTCCTTAAATTTAAATATACAAATAGTAATAAGTTACAAACCTCTAAAAAAGAGATTCCAAAGCAATTGTTAGCACTCTGCGTCGGTGAGTGCTAACTACTTTACAACTTCATTATAGAAACTAAGTATAGATTTGTCAATGATTAAAGTGTAAATATTCTGTAAACAAAAGTCATAAACGATTTATAAAATATGAATTATTGAGTTTGGAAAAATTTGTTGCTATAATAGTAATGTGGGAGAGAAGGTATCATTTTGAAAACAAATATCAGAAAATTCAATCACAAAAAGACAGTTGTGATTAATCTGCAAACGTATTCAAAATGTATTTGGTGAAACGGAGGATTGATTATGAAAACGTTAAGTCGTAGTGGTTTTGATCGAGCGAAAGAAATTATATTCAAACGTGGTCGCGAGATAGAAAAAAGTATATTTGAAAATTTGTTTTACAATGGAACTAGAAAATCAATCGTTGATTCGGTTAGAGCTTTTCAAAATGAAGATGGGGGATTTGGCAATGGTTTAGAATCTGATTTTAGAATGATAGAATCATCACCAATGGCTACATCTATAGGCATAAGGTTGTTAAAAGATTTAGATGATAGATATGATGCAAGTGATTCGATACAAAGAGCAATCGTATATTTAGAAGGTGTATTTGATGAAAATCGAAGTGGCTGGTGGTCAGTTTCAAAAAAAGTGAATGACTACCCACATACTCCTTGGTGGGAATTTGATATAGCAAAAAATAGTACTGTAATAGATGCATCATGGGGTAATCCTACTGCAGAGATCATAGCTTATTTTTAC contains:
- a CDS encoding Hsp20/alpha crystallin family protein; its protein translation is MLNLTPYTRHSMKPFDEDFASMQRIFDNFFDSNFFPAHRLDNEMLTSMGSFKLDVREEDNAYLIDAELPGILKENIDLNYQNEQLTISVKQSEEVDNSKDNYIHRERKFSAMQRSIYLKNVKSESISAKLENGILKINVPKSELSESKRSISID